In the Pseudolabrys taiwanensis genome, one interval contains:
- a CDS encoding ABC transporter ATP-binding protein, with the protein MSTLKDVAPAARQPAIEIDAVGKVYHSSDGAVTALGSVSLDIYPGEFISLLGPSGCGKTTLLRIVAGLEDASTGHVHLRGRGLDGLGFVFQRDVLVNWRTIIDNVLLPIDFKNKKPKAYREKAQQLLATFGLKGFENKRPWELSGGMRQRAAICRALIDDPELLLMDEPFGALDALTRDELNVELQSLWQKTAKTALFVTHSISEAVFLSDRVVVVSDKPGRIVEVLDIDFPRPRSLDIREEPKFGQYSRHLRGLLEQHGAFRKD; encoded by the coding sequence GTGAGCACCTTGAAGGACGTTGCGCCGGCGGCGCGACAGCCTGCCATCGAGATCGACGCGGTGGGCAAGGTCTATCATTCATCCGATGGCGCGGTCACCGCGCTCGGCTCGGTCAGTCTCGACATCTACCCGGGCGAGTTCATCAGCCTGCTCGGGCCGAGCGGCTGCGGCAAGACCACCTTGCTGCGTATCGTTGCCGGCCTCGAGGACGCCTCGACCGGCCACGTGCATCTGCGCGGCCGCGGCCTCGACGGCCTCGGCTTCGTCTTCCAGCGCGACGTGCTGGTGAACTGGCGCACCATCATCGACAACGTGCTGCTGCCGATCGACTTCAAGAACAAGAAACCGAAGGCCTATCGCGAAAAGGCCCAGCAACTGCTGGCGACCTTCGGCCTCAAGGGCTTCGAGAACAAGCGGCCGTGGGAATTGTCCGGCGGCATGCGCCAGCGCGCCGCGATCTGCCGCGCGCTGATCGACGATCCCGAACTGCTGTTGATGGACGAGCCGTTCGGCGCGCTCGACGCGCTGACGCGCGACGAGCTGAACGTCGAGCTGCAGAGCCTGTGGCAGAAGACCGCCAAGACCGCTTTGTTCGTCACGCACAGCATCTCCGAGGCCGTGTTCCTGTCCGACCGCGTGGTCGTCGTTTCCGACAAGCCGGGCCGCATCGTCGAGGTGCTCGACATCGATTTCCCGCGGCCGCGCTCGCTCGATATCCGCGAGGAGCCGAAATTCGGGCAGTACAGCCGGCATCTGCGTGGTCTGCTCGAGCAGCACGGGGCCTTCCGCAAGGATTGA
- a CDS encoding ABC transporter permease produces MNALRKLPIPTELWTLAALLLVWQAAVSLFNVPEILVPGVNVVFDEIVSHPDFYFVQSMHTLSNTVVAFVLSVVFGVGLAVAIVYSPLLEKTLYTVLVALNNVPKVALAPLFVIWLGTGNASKIAMGIMISIFAIVIDAVLGLRSLTPDMIDLGRSMRGSGFKMLIKLRLPNALPSIIAGMKVAMSLSLVGAIVGEFVAAQSGLGFVILSAQGMFRTDRVFAAILLLALIGTALFYLMEYLESVLIPWHESRRGHAPKPAVAPPTPSKA; encoded by the coding sequence ATGAACGCGCTTCGCAAGCTCCCGATCCCGACCGAGCTTTGGACGCTCGCCGCGTTGCTGCTGGTGTGGCAGGCCGCGGTCTCGCTGTTCAATGTGCCGGAAATTCTCGTGCCCGGCGTCAACGTCGTGTTCGACGAGATCGTCTCGCATCCCGATTTCTACTTCGTTCAGTCGATGCACACTCTGTCGAACACGGTCGTGGCCTTCGTGCTGTCGGTCGTCTTCGGCGTCGGACTGGCGGTCGCGATCGTCTACTCCCCGCTGCTGGAGAAGACGCTCTATACGGTGCTCGTCGCGCTCAACAACGTGCCCAAGGTCGCGCTGGCGCCGCTGTTCGTCATCTGGCTCGGCACCGGCAATGCCTCGAAGATCGCCATGGGCATCATGATCTCGATCTTCGCCATCGTCATCGACGCGGTGCTCGGCCTGCGTTCGCTGACGCCCGACATGATCGACCTCGGCCGTTCGATGCGCGGATCGGGCTTCAAGATGCTGATCAAACTGCGGTTGCCGAACGCGCTGCCGAGCATCATCGCCGGCATGAAGGTGGCGATGTCGCTGTCGCTGGTCGGTGCCATCGTCGGCGAGTTCGTGGCCGCGCAAAGCGGGCTCGGCTTCGTCATTCTCAGCGCGCAAGGCATGTTCCGCACCGACCGCGTCTTCGCCGCGATCCTGCTGCTCGCACTGATCGGCACCGCGCTGTTCTACCTGATGGAATACCTCGAAAGCGTGCTGATCCCCTGGCACGAATCGCGCCGCGGTCACGCGCCGAAACCGGCTGTCGCGCCGCCGACGCCGAGCAAGGCCTGA
- a CDS encoding putative quinol monooxygenase translates to MALTALADKGNVLHIYDFRVQPGMEDEFIKLFEEFDYSDDNPMHKSDAQVRDGVLCRDTSDPGRFFLIGEWKSIEEHKKILKVVAEMRPKFALLVDGGPAKFQPIYAEVVLSTPIEYLQPKG, encoded by the coding sequence ATGGCTTTGACAGCGCTGGCGGACAAGGGGAACGTCCTGCACATCTACGACTTCCGCGTTCAGCCGGGGATGGAAGACGAGTTCATCAAGCTGTTCGAGGAGTTCGACTACTCGGACGACAATCCGATGCACAAGTCCGACGCGCAGGTGCGCGACGGCGTGCTGTGCCGCGACACCAGCGATCCCGGCCGCTTCTTCCTGATCGGCGAGTGGAAGAGCATCGAGGAACACAAGAAGATCCTCAAGGTCGTCGCCGAGATGCGGCCGAAATTCGCGCTGCTGGTCGATGGCGGCCCGGCCAAGTTCCAGCCGATCTATGCCGAGGTCGTGTTGAGCACGCCGATCGAATACCTGCAGCCGAAGGGCTGA
- a CDS encoding gamma-glutamyltransferase family protein — MRRPTIAREVVATSQPLAAQAGLAMLRQGGNAVDAALAAGIALTVVEPASTGLGSDAFALVWDGRTVHALNGSGGAPRAWTPDVLKSWSGIAPRGWNSITVPGMVALWRDLSERFGRLPFAKLFEPAIEWAEAGFPVSPSVADRWQVQAAELAPQPGFADAYMPGGKVPAIGQIFRLPALARSLQDIAETKGRTFYEGRLAEAMLGHSRAHGGLMAAEDLANHRTDWVTPLQADVLGHTLYEMPPNSQGLVVPMTLGILAHCDVDIADLGGAASIHLQIEAFKLAAADVARYVADPDAMPVHAEALLSPDYLKTRAKLIGDRAQTYQAGLPVDGGTVVVTAGDRDGMMVSLLQSNFVGFGSGVVVPDTGISLHNRAGSFTFKEGHPNAPAPGKRPLHTLLPAMVFKDGAPLISLGVTGGNMQPQGHVQLLLRVLAANSEPQSAIEAARYRYMADMAINLEDRVDDAVKTQLAARGHVIKPMPPGYMDFGSAQIVYRLGESWLAATDNRKDGAAIGW, encoded by the coding sequence ATGCGTCGCCCCACGATCGCGCGCGAGGTCGTCGCGACCTCGCAACCGCTCGCGGCGCAGGCCGGCCTGGCGATGCTGCGCCAGGGCGGCAACGCCGTCGACGCGGCGCTTGCCGCCGGCATTGCCTTGACCGTGGTCGAGCCGGCGTCGACCGGACTCGGCAGCGATGCGTTCGCGCTGGTGTGGGATGGACGCACGGTCCACGCGCTCAATGGTTCGGGCGGCGCGCCGCGCGCCTGGACGCCGGATGTGCTGAAATCATGGTCCGGGATCGCGCCGCGCGGCTGGAACAGCATCACCGTGCCCGGCATGGTGGCGCTGTGGCGCGATCTGTCGGAGCGCTTCGGCAGACTGCCTTTCGCCAAACTGTTTGAGCCCGCCATTGAATGGGCCGAAGCCGGCTTTCCGGTGTCGCCGAGCGTGGCCGATCGCTGGCAGGTGCAGGCCGCCGAGCTCGCGCCGCAGCCGGGCTTTGCCGACGCCTATATGCCCGGGGGCAAAGTGCCCGCCATCGGCCAGATCTTCCGGCTGCCGGCTTTGGCGCGCAGCCTGCAAGACATAGCCGAGACCAAAGGGCGCACGTTCTACGAAGGCCGCCTCGCCGAAGCGATGCTCGGCCACAGCCGCGCGCATGGCGGCCTCATGGCGGCTGAAGACCTTGCCAACCATCGCACCGACTGGGTGACGCCGCTGCAGGCCGACGTGCTCGGCCATACGCTCTACGAGATGCCGCCCAACAGCCAGGGCCTCGTCGTGCCGATGACGCTCGGCATCCTCGCGCATTGCGATGTGGACATTGCCGACCTCGGCGGCGCCGCCAGCATCCATCTGCAGATCGAGGCTTTCAAATTGGCCGCCGCCGATGTCGCGCGCTATGTCGCCGATCCCGATGCGATGCCGGTCCATGCCGAGGCGCTGCTGTCACCGGATTACCTCAAGACCCGTGCCAAGCTGATCGGCGATCGCGCGCAAACATACCAAGCCGGCCTGCCGGTCGATGGCGGCACGGTGGTCGTGACCGCCGGCGACCGCGACGGCATGATGGTGTCGCTGCTGCAATCGAACTTCGTCGGCTTCGGTTCGGGCGTCGTCGTGCCCGACACAGGCATCAGCCTGCATAACCGCGCCGGCTCCTTCACCTTCAAGGAAGGCCACCCGAACGCCCCCGCGCCCGGCAAACGGCCGCTGCACACGTTGCTGCCGGCCATGGTGTTCAAGGACGGCGCGCCGCTGATAAGCCTCGGCGTCACCGGCGGCAACATGCAGCCGCAGGGCCACGTGCAATTGCTGTTGCGCGTGCTCGCCGCGAACAGCGAGCCGCAGAGCGCCATCGAAGCGGCGCGCTATCGCTACATGGCGGACATGGCCATCAACCTTGAGGACCGCGTCGACGACGCGGTGAAGACACAGCTGGCCGCGCGCGGTCATGTCATCAAGCCGATGCCGCCGGGCTACATGGATTTCGGCTCGGCGCAGATCGTCTACCGGCTCGGCGAGAGCTGGCTGGCCGCGACGGACAACCGCAAAGACGGCGCCGCTATCGGCTGGTGA
- a CDS encoding non-heme iron oxygenase ferredoxin subunit — protein MAWHAVAKADDVQEGKVLAASAADKMIALYRIDGTFYATSDICTHAFALLSDGYLDGDCIECPIHQALFHVPTGEVRAEPATEPLRTFPVKVDGEMLMVEITD, from the coding sequence ATGGCGTGGCATGCAGTGGCGAAGGCGGACGACGTGCAGGAGGGCAAGGTGCTCGCCGCGTCGGCCGCGGATAAAATGATCGCCCTCTACCGGATCGACGGCACCTTTTACGCCACCTCCGATATCTGCACGCACGCCTTCGCGCTGCTGTCGGATGGTTATCTCGACGGCGACTGCATCGAATGCCCGATCCATCAGGCCCTGTTTCATGTGCCAACAGGCGAAGTCCGCGCCGAGCCGGCGACCGAACCGTTGCGGACCTTCCCGGTGAAGGTCGACGGCGAGATGCTGATGGTCGAGATCACCGACTGA
- a CDS encoding class I SAM-dependent methyltransferase — MGADIDHRSVERAYARWAPIYDAVFGKVFAPGRAAAIEAAEKACGAGGGRILEVGVGTGISLPDYGTRNKIVGVDLCEPMLRQAVQRVTEHKLTHVDVLSVMDAERLALPDGAFDVVVAQFVITAVPNPEATLDEFARVTKAGGEIILVNHIGAESGPRKAFELCFAPVARKLGWRPEFPFKRLTDWAARHGGVRLIERRPMQPLGHFSLIRFERLNEPDRRSAV, encoded by the coding sequence ATGGGGGCGGATATCGATCATCGCAGTGTCGAGCGCGCTTATGCGCGCTGGGCGCCGATCTATGACGCCGTGTTCGGCAAGGTGTTCGCGCCGGGCCGCGCGGCGGCGATCGAAGCCGCGGAGAAGGCCTGCGGCGCCGGCGGGGGACGCATTCTCGAAGTCGGCGTCGGCACCGGCATTTCGTTGCCGGACTACGGCACGCGCAACAAAATCGTCGGCGTCGATCTGTGCGAGCCGATGCTGCGCCAGGCGGTGCAGCGCGTCACCGAGCACAAGCTCACGCATGTCGATGTCCTCTCGGTGATGGATGCCGAGCGGCTGGCCTTGCCGGACGGTGCGTTCGACGTCGTGGTGGCGCAGTTCGTCATCACCGCCGTGCCGAACCCGGAAGCGACGCTCGATGAATTCGCGCGTGTGACGAAGGCGGGCGGCGAGATCATCCTGGTCAATCACATCGGCGCCGAAAGCGGACCGCGCAAAGCGTTCGAGCTGTGCTTTGCGCCCGTTGCGCGCAAGCTCGGCTGGCGGCCCGAATTTCCGTTCAAGCGCCTCACCGATTGGGCCGCGCGTCATGGCGGCGTTCGTCTGATCGAACGCCGGCCGATGCAGCCGCTCGGCCATTTTTCGCTCATCCGCTTCGAGCGCTTGAACGAGCCGGATCGTCGCAGCGCCGTCTGA
- the mnmA gene encoding tRNA 2-thiouridine(34) synthase MnmA translates to MTNSLDLPGRPQDTRVVVAMSGGVDSSVTAALLKAEGYDVVGVTLQLYDHGAAVHRKGACCAGQDIYDAKAVADRIGIPHYVLDYESRFKEAVIDRFAQSYIHGETPVPCVECNMSIKFHDLLNTARELGAEVLATGHYIASRALPGGGRALYRAKEEERDQSYFLFGTTREQLGILRFPLGDRTKPEVRELAREFGLAIADKHDSQDICFVPSGHYADIIERLKPGAAEAGDIVDLDGKVLGAHNGIIHYTVGQRRGLGLATGSPLYVVRLDAEQRRVVVGPREALRMSRISLRDVNWIGDGELDQALADDRREVFVKVRSTRPPQAGWLSGANGDYQVELADGEHGVSPGQACVFYDAGEGQARVLGGGFIKSAAAAVDAVPPVRERVVAAMRG, encoded by the coding sequence ATGACCAACTCCCTCGACCTTCCAGGCCGTCCGCAGGACACCCGTGTCGTCGTCGCCATGTCCGGCGGGGTCGACTCGTCGGTGACGGCCGCGCTGCTCAAGGCCGAAGGCTACGACGTCGTCGGCGTCACGCTGCAGCTCTACGACCACGGCGCCGCGGTTCACCGCAAGGGCGCCTGCTGCGCCGGCCAGGACATCTACGACGCCAAGGCGGTCGCCGACCGCATCGGCATCCCGCATTACGTTCTCGACTACGAGAGCCGCTTCAAGGAAGCGGTGATCGACCGCTTCGCGCAGAGCTACATCCACGGCGAGACGCCGGTGCCCTGCGTCGAATGCAACATGTCGATCAAATTTCACGACCTGCTCAACACCGCGCGCGAACTCGGCGCCGAGGTGTTGGCGACGGGGCACTACATCGCTTCGCGCGCCTTGCCCGGCGGCGGCCGCGCGCTCTATCGCGCCAAGGAAGAAGAGCGCGATCAAAGCTATTTCCTGTTCGGCACCACGCGCGAACAGCTCGGCATCCTGCGCTTCCCGCTCGGCGATCGCACCAAGCCGGAAGTGCGCGAGCTGGCGCGGGAGTTCGGCCTCGCCATCGCCGACAAGCACGACAGCCAGGACATCTGCTTCGTGCCGTCCGGCCACTACGCCGACATCATCGAACGCTTGAAGCCGGGCGCGGCGGAAGCGGGCGACATCGTCGATCTCGACGGCAAGGTGCTCGGCGCCCATAACGGCATCATCCACTACACCGTCGGACAGCGGCGCGGCCTCGGCCTTGCCACCGGCTCGCCGCTCTATGTCGTGCGGCTCGATGCCGAGCAGCGGCGTGTCGTCGTCGGCCCGCGTGAAGCCCTGCGCATGAGCCGCATCAGCTTGCGCGATGTGAACTGGATCGGCGACGGCGAACTCGATCAAGCGCTGGCCGACGACCGTCGCGAAGTTTTCGTGAAGGTGCGCTCGACGCGTCCGCCGCAGGCCGGCTGGCTCTCCGGCGCCAATGGCGACTATCAGGTCGAGCTCGCCGATGGCGAGCATGGCGTCTCGCCCGGCCAAGCGTGTGTCTTCTACGATGCCGGCGAAGGCCAGGCGCGCGTGCTCGGCGGCGGCTTCATCAAGAGCGCGGCCGCGGCCGTGGATGCCGTCCCGCCGGTGCGCGAACGCGTCGTGGCCGCAATGCGCGGATAA
- a CDS encoding flagellar hook-length control protein FliK, whose amino-acid sequence MPHIESASKSHAPKASYAPSSHQPKVADSGRGTFESMLDDNAADAKAAVKDANQGAAADRPPQTPAPKAKSDNKTVDASKSADEPAPKTATPDQPQAQDAGKPVDPAAVAAETDAVAATVGTDASTDSKSDSDKPATDPTATADAANAVPVVPTVPAVPVVPVAPVATVVPTLTPADAQPTQPQAADQAAEAAPVIAAVAGQPQVQKGDPAGAAVATDDTGKTVAKDGNDQPAKTEQAADGDQVAAQSEQQAPVDADKAKAPHAAPSKTDLEHIARARGEGSDKTDATSGRGKSDQADMSAATPKTAGDVPTQTMQPAHQTQAAAPTPTVTHTQPTAQVPVAVPLAAVAVTIANKAVAGARELEIRLDPPELGRIEVRMHVDRDGNVTSRLIADRQDTLDLLKRDSSGLARALQDAGLKTSDNGLQFSLRDQSLAQHQQQNDGSGKSNTLFVQDETLPVVDVPVQNYGRLVGRGSGLDIRV is encoded by the coding sequence GTGCCGCACATTGAGTCCGCCAGCAAGAGCCATGCGCCGAAGGCGTCCTATGCGCCGTCGAGCCACCAGCCGAAGGTCGCCGACAGCGGCCGCGGCACCTTTGAGAGCATGCTCGACGACAATGCGGCCGACGCGAAGGCGGCGGTAAAGGACGCCAACCAGGGCGCCGCCGCCGACCGGCCCCCGCAAACACCCGCGCCGAAAGCGAAATCCGACAATAAGACGGTGGACGCGAGCAAGTCCGCCGATGAGCCGGCGCCCAAGACGGCCACGCCGGACCAGCCCCAGGCTCAGGATGCCGGCAAGCCGGTCGACCCGGCTGCCGTGGCGGCCGAGACCGATGCGGTCGCCGCGACCGTCGGAACCGACGCCAGCACCGACTCCAAGTCCGATAGCGACAAGCCGGCCACCGACCCCACCGCGACCGCGGATGCGGCCAATGCGGTGCCGGTCGTGCCGACGGTGCCGGCCGTCCCGGTCGTCCCCGTTGCCCCTGTCGCCACCGTGGTTCCGACCCTGACGCCGGCCGACGCCCAGCCGACGCAGCCTCAGGCCGCGGACCAGGCGGCGGAGGCGGCGCCTGTGATTGCCGCGGTGGCGGGCCAGCCGCAGGTCCAGAAGGGCGACCCGGCCGGCGCGGCCGTTGCCACGGACGACACGGGCAAGACGGTCGCCAAGGACGGCAACGATCAGCCCGCGAAGACCGAGCAGGCCGCCGACGGCGACCAAGTCGCCGCGCAATCGGAACAGCAAGCGCCCGTCGACGCCGACAAAGCCAAGGCGCCGCATGCCGCGCCGAGCAAGACGGATCTGGAGCATATCGCGCGCGCCCGCGGCGAAGGCTCCGACAAGACCGATGCCACGTCGGGCCGCGGCAAAAGCGATCAAGCCGACATGAGTGCCGCCACGCCGAAGACGGCCGGCGATGTGCCGACGCAAACGATGCAGCCGGCGCATCAGACGCAGGCCGCCGCACCGACGCCGACGGTCACGCATACGCAGCCGACCGCGCAGGTTCCCGTCGCCGTGCCGCTCGCCGCCGTGGCGGTGACCATCGCGAACAAAGCCGTTGCCGGCGCCAGGGAGCTCGAGATCCGGCTCGACCCGCCCGAACTCGGCCGCATCGAAGTGCGCATGCATGTCGATCGCGACGGCAACGTCACCTCGCGGCTGATCGCCGACCGCCAGGACACGCTCGATCTGCTCAAGCGCGATTCCTCGGGCCTCGCGCGCGCACTGCAGGATGCCGGCCTCAAGACGTCGGACAACGGCCTGCAATTCTCGCTGCGCGATCAGTCGCTGGCGCAACACCAGCAGCAGAACGACGGCAGCGGCAAATCCAACACCCTCTTCGTGCAGGACGAGACGCTGCCTGTCGTCGATGTGCCCGTGCAGAACTACGGTCGCCTGGTTGGGCGCGGTAGCGGCCTCGATATTCGCGTCTAA
- a CDS encoding flagellar hook assembly protein FlgD, with amino-acid sequence MAITSTPITSNASSNNSSSNSPTATNAATLGENFSTFLTLLTTQLKNQNPLDPLDTNQFTQQLVQFSQVEQQMKTNDQLGSIIALEKSASSTAALAYVGSTVVVDGSTASLKNGSATWSFNVSKPATATVTIRDATGQTAYSGSFSVTPGQQDFKWDGRSSNGTQWPDGNYSITVTAVDTNGQTVGVSTEVQSLVDSADLSTDPPTLSINGSDYTFDKIKRIVRPSSSGSA; translated from the coding sequence ATGGCCATCACGTCTACACCGATCACGTCGAACGCCAGCAGCAACAACAGTTCGTCGAACTCACCGACGGCGACGAACGCCGCGACGCTCGGCGAGAATTTCTCGACGTTCCTGACGCTGCTGACGACACAGCTCAAGAACCAGAACCCGCTCGATCCGCTCGACACCAACCAGTTTACTCAGCAGCTGGTGCAGTTCTCGCAGGTCGAGCAGCAGATGAAGACCAACGACCAGCTCGGCAGCATCATCGCGCTGGAAAAGAGCGCGTCGTCGACCGCCGCTCTCGCCTACGTCGGGTCGACGGTGGTGGTGGACGGCTCGACGGCATCGCTCAAGAACGGTTCAGCGACCTGGAGCTTCAACGTCTCCAAGCCGGCGACCGCGACGGTGACGATCCGCGATGCCACCGGCCAGACGGCCTATTCGGGCAGCTTCTCGGTCACCCCGGGCCAGCAGGACTTCAAATGGGACGGCCGCAGTTCGAACGGCACGCAGTGGCCCGACGGCAATTACTCGATCACCGTGACAGCCGTCGACACCAACGGCCAGACGGTCGGCGTCTCGACGGAAGTTCAGTCGCTCGTCGACTCCGCCGACTTGTCGACCGATCCGCCGACGCTGTCGATCAACGGCAGCGATTACACCTTCGATAAGATCAAACGCATCGTCCGGCCGTCCTCGAGTGGTTCGGCCTAA
- a CDS encoding DUF1153 domain-containing protein, which produces MTEPHRPRVKYVIGPDGSPLTIADLPPPTTKRWVIRRKAEVVAAVRGGLLSLEEACARYTLTVEEFLSWQYSIDQHGLAGLRTTRIQQYRQ; this is translated from the coding sequence ATGACCGAGCCCCACCGCCCGAGGGTCAAGTATGTGATCGGGCCTGATGGTAGTCCGCTGACCATCGCGGATCTGCCGCCCCCGACCACGAAGCGCTGGGTTATCCGGCGCAAGGCTGAGGTCGTTGCCGCCGTTCGGGGCGGCCTGCTCTCTCTCGAAGAAGCCTGCGCCCGCTACACACTGACCGTGGAAGAGTTCCTTTCCTGGCAGTACTCGATCGATCAGCATGGCCTTGCCGGCCTGCGTACCACCCGCATTCAGCAATACCGGCAATAA
- the fliF gene encoding flagellar basal-body MS-ring/collar protein FliF yields MQGFFDFVKSLGAARLAAMAAVTLALIGFFSFLVVRMSAPQMVPLFTDLTVEDSSSIVKDLERQAIKYELKSDGATVMVPKDQVARLRMKLAEAGLPKGGGVGYEIFDKSDALGATTFIQNINHLRALEGELARTIRSIDRVQAARVHLVLPERPLFSRDKVEASASIVLKVRGALEPQQIRAIRHLAASAVNGLKPERVSIVDETGRLLADGAKSANALEGAGADERKIAYENRLRGEVETIVSSIVGPGHARVQITADFDVNRITQTSDKFDPDGRVVRSSQTREEQSPAGEGTPQGPVSVGNELPGADRNANAAGGARDQNRKSEEIVNYEISRVTKTEVIEAGRVNRISAAVLVDGIYSKNDKGEAVYQPRSKEEIDRIAALVRSAIGFDAKRGDQLEVVNLRFAETTPVPINEPTNWMSVFQFTKDDIMRGAELGVMSLLGLIVLLMVVRPLVRRIITPDMPEAARPALAAPAGITNNGGPSVAIVGAEEQVAISNRTSAMIDIAKVQGQVHAQSVQKVGEIAEKNPHEAVSIIRNWLHEEAA; encoded by the coding sequence GTGCAAGGTTTCTTCGATTTTGTGAAGTCGTTGGGTGCGGCCCGCTTAGCGGCCATGGCCGCGGTGACGTTAGCCCTCATCGGCTTTTTCTCTTTTCTGGTCGTGCGAATGTCCGCACCCCAGATGGTGCCCCTCTTTACCGACCTGACGGTCGAGGACTCGTCCTCGATCGTGAAAGACCTCGAACGGCAAGCGATCAAGTACGAGCTCAAGAGCGACGGCGCCACGGTGATGGTGCCGAAAGACCAGGTCGCTCGCCTGCGCATGAAGCTCGCCGAAGCCGGACTGCCCAAAGGTGGCGGCGTCGGCTACGAGATCTTCGACAAGTCCGACGCCCTCGGCGCGACGACATTCATCCAGAACATCAATCATCTGCGCGCGCTGGAGGGCGAACTCGCCCGCACCATCCGCTCCATCGACCGCGTGCAGGCGGCGCGCGTCCACCTCGTCCTGCCCGAGCGCCCCCTGTTCTCGCGCGACAAGGTCGAGGCCTCCGCCTCCATCGTCCTGAAGGTACGCGGCGCCCTGGAGCCGCAGCAGATCCGTGCCATCCGTCATCTCGCCGCCAGCGCCGTCAACGGCCTCAAGCCCGAGCGCGTGTCGATCGTCGACGAAACCGGCCGCCTGCTCGCCGACGGCGCCAAATCGGCCAATGCCTTGGAAGGCGCCGGCGCTGACGAGCGCAAGATCGCCTATGAAAATCGCCTCCGCGGCGAGGTCGAGACCATCGTCTCCTCGATCGTCGGGCCAGGCCACGCCCGCGTCCAGATCACCGCGGACTTCGACGTCAACCGCATTACCCAGACCTCCGACAAATTCGATCCGGATGGCCGCGTGGTGCGTTCGAGCCAGACCCGTGAAGAACAATCGCCAGCCGGCGAAGGCACGCCGCAGGGCCCGGTTTCCGTCGGCAACGAATTGCCCGGCGCCGACCGCAACGCCAATGCCGCCGGCGGGGCGCGTGACCAGAACCGCAAGTCCGAAGAGATCGTCAATTACGAGATCTCGCGCGTCACCAAGACCGAAGTGATCGAGGCCGGCCGCGTCAACCGCATCTCGGCCGCGGTGCTGGTTGACGGCATCTACAGCAAGAACGACAAGGGCGAGGCGGTCTATCAGCCCCGCTCGAAGGAAGAGATCGACCGCATCGCGGCACTGGTGCGCTCGGCGATCGGCTTCGATGCCAAGCGCGGCGACCAGCTCGAAGTCGTCAACCTGCGCTTTGCCGAAACGACGCCGGTGCCGATCAACGAGCCGACAAACTGGATGAGCGTCTTCCAGTTCACCAAGGACGACATCATGCGCGGCGCGGAGCTCGGCGTGATGTCGCTGCTCGGCCTGATCGTGCTGCTGATGGTGGTGCGTCCGCTGGTCCGCCGCATCATCACCCCCGACATGCCGGAAGCCGCCCGTCCGGCCCTCGCCGCGCCGGCCGGTATCACCAACAACGGCGGCCCGAGCGTCGCCATCGTCGGCGCCGAGGAGCAGGTCGCCATCTCGAACCGCACCTCCGCGATGATCGACATCGCCAAGGTGCAAGGACAGGTGCACGCGCAGTCGGTGCAGAAGGTCGGCGAGATCGCCGAGAAGAATCCGCACGAAGCCGTCTCGATCATCCGAAACTGGCTCCATGAGGAGGCCGCCTAA